From Oligoflexia bacterium, one genomic window encodes:
- the der gene encoding ribosome biogenesis GTPase Der, with protein sequence MSQQNDEPIMTPLPTAVHAPIIAKLKVAVIGRPNVGKSTLFNQLTGTRKAVVKDQPGVTRDVHRGVAEWRSVSFFIYDTAGVSQGGDKAWSSEIRKKALEAAQAADKIILVLDGKYGLNPEDKDLSQFVMRLNKPFIAVVNKVDNPTKNDMTLSEFFELGFETMIAASFEHKFGTDELLDWVVEGQTPQPEEEEESKTIRLAVVGKPNAGKSTLVNSILGEERVVVSPVAGTTIDSIEVPFIRNNQEFVLVDTAGLRRHAKRLDHVEMVSAYKAEESVIEADILLVVVDGLLGPSVQDARIVEMAFKHHRAVILVVNKIDLAERQIPKFREKLRQHVEDTFHFYRDIPVEYISAKTKRGVDGLFTKIEAVWQQLNKKISTRDINDFFFQVIRQAPSPSWRGNDIKFYYITQTKQRPPSFMAFVNEPRGITNSYKRFIIGQIKKNYNLVGIPIRIYPKKTRSGTSKSQNTHYGDKKNL encoded by the coding sequence ATGTCGCAACAAAATGATGAACCTATAATGACACCTTTACCTACAGCTGTGCATGCACCCATTATTGCAAAGCTGAAGGTGGCTGTTATCGGAAGACCAAATGTCGGTAAGAGCACACTTTTTAATCAACTTACGGGTACTCGTAAAGCTGTTGTAAAAGATCAACCAGGAGTTACTCGCGACGTACATCGTGGTGTTGCTGAATGGCGTAGCGTTTCATTTTTTATTTATGATACAGCGGGTGTTAGTCAGGGCGGGGATAAAGCTTGGAGCAGTGAGATTCGTAAAAAAGCATTAGAAGCTGCTCAAGCTGCAGATAAAATTATTTTGGTGCTAGATGGAAAATATGGTTTAAACCCAGAAGATAAAGATCTTTCTCAATTTGTTATGAGACTTAATAAACCATTTATCGCTGTGGTGAATAAGGTTGATAATCCGACTAAAAACGATATGACACTAAGTGAATTTTTTGAACTTGGTTTTGAGACAATGATAGCTGCAAGTTTTGAGCATAAATTTGGAACTGATGAATTATTAGATTGGGTTGTCGAAGGTCAAACTCCACAACCAGAAGAAGAAGAAGAATCAAAAACTATCAGGCTCGCAGTCGTTGGTAAACCCAATGCCGGTAAGAGCACATTGGTAAATTCAATATTAGGCGAAGAGCGTGTTGTCGTGAGCCCTGTGGCGGGTACCACTATTGATAGTATTGAGGTTCCTTTTATTCGTAATAATCAAGAATTTGTTCTCGTAGATACAGCAGGGCTTAGACGTCATGCAAAACGACTTGATCATGTAGAAATGGTTTCAGCTTATAAGGCAGAAGAAAGTGTTATTGAAGCTGATATTTTATTAGTCGTTGTTGATGGTCTGCTTGGCCCGTCGGTTCAAGATGCTCGAATTGTTGAGATGGCTTTTAAGCATCATCGAGCCGTTATTTTAGTCGTTAATAAAATTGATTTGGCTGAGAGACAAATTCCAAAATTTAGAGAAAAACTTCGTCAACACGTTGAAGACACATTTCATTTTTATCGCGACATTCCCGTTGAATACATTAGTGCAAAAACTAAACGGGGTGTTGATGGTCTTTTCACAAAAATTGAAGCTGTATGGCAACAACTCAATAAAAAGATATCTACTCGAGATATTAATGATTTCTTTTTTCAGGTCATTCGTCAAGCACCTTCTCCGAGTTGGAGAGGTAATGATATTAAGTTTTATTACATTACACAGACAAAACAACGCCCTCCATCTTTTATGGCGTTTGTTAATGAACCTCGTGGAATCACCAATTCTTATAAAAGATTTATTATTGGGCAGATTAAGAAAAATTATAATCTTGTCGGAATTCCAATTCGTATTTATCCAAAGAAAACTCGCTCAGGTACTTCTAAGTCTCAAAATACTCATTACGGAGATAAGAAAAACTTGTGA
- a CDS encoding sodium-dependent transporter produces the protein MRQRAAFQSRFGFYMAAIGSAVGLGTLWRFPYVTGVNGGGAFVLLYIFFVAAIGLPALICELMLGKLTRFNIVGAFKYKPWVGTEKKWSWFGLLGIIASFVVLSYYTVVSGWVIHFVIQGIMGRFTEPNSQPGNIIDQLTVRGYLQVLLASVHLIITTSIVARGVQNGIEKTSRIFMPILFVIMIFLLVHSLFLPGAPEALRFLFYPDFAKLTGSAVIEALGHALFTLSLGFGAMIAYGSYLRAEVKLPSEAVLVAGIDTVLALCTGVIIFPIVFTAGVDSGTGPALLFKTMPVIFGTLPLGYWVGLAFFVCLYFAALSSSIALFEGLVAYLMDQRNLKRPQAAGVVSGVSFILALISAFSGSSFKNIRIGERGLLEIIDQVIINWMLPVVTLGIILFVATKVPEDVKKKEFVDETSLVTVRLYLTWLSAVKYLVPVLLVILFLVQVIIAFL, from the coding sequence GTGAGACAACGCGCAGCATTTCAAAGCCGATTTGGTTTTTACATGGCTGCAATTGGTTCAGCTGTGGGTTTGGGTACACTTTGGCGATTTCCGTACGTCACCGGTGTTAACGGTGGTGGCGCTTTTGTACTTTTATACATTTTTTTTGTAGCAGCCATTGGTTTACCCGCCCTGATATGCGAACTCATGCTCGGAAAACTCACACGATTTAATATTGTCGGTGCTTTTAAATACAAACCTTGGGTGGGCACAGAAAAAAAATGGTCCTGGTTTGGCCTTCTTGGTATTATTGCCAGCTTTGTGGTGTTGAGCTATTACACTGTGGTTAGTGGTTGGGTGATACATTTTGTTATTCAAGGAATTATGGGGCGCTTTACAGAGCCAAATTCTCAGCCCGGAAATATCATTGATCAACTAACGGTGCGTGGTTATTTACAAGTATTACTTGCAAGTGTTCATTTGATAATTACAACAAGCATTGTAGCTCGTGGTGTACAAAACGGTATTGAAAAAACATCACGCATATTTATGCCCATCTTATTTGTCATTATGATTTTTTTACTCGTACACTCTTTGTTTTTGCCTGGCGCACCTGAGGCTTTAAGATTTTTGTTTTATCCTGATTTTGCAAAACTCACTGGCTCTGCAGTTATTGAAGCCTTAGGTCATGCGCTTTTCACATTAAGTTTAGGTTTTGGCGCGATGATCGCCTACGGAAGTTATCTGCGAGCTGAAGTGAAATTACCCAGTGAAGCTGTTCTTGTAGCAGGTATCGATACAGTCTTAGCACTTTGTACAGGTGTAATTATATTTCCTATTGTTTTTACTGCAGGTGTTGATTCAGGTACGGGGCCAGCACTTTTATTTAAAACCATGCCTGTCATTTTTGGTACTCTTCCTTTAGGTTACTGGGTGGGACTTGCATTTTTTGTATGTCTTTATTTTGCGGCATTAAGTTCTAGTATTGCGCTCTTTGAAGGTTTAGTTGCGTATCTTATGGATCAAAGAAATCTTAAGAGGCCCCAAGCAGCCGGAGTTGTTTCTGGAGTATCTTTTATATTAGCGCTTATCTCTGCATTTTCAGGTTCGTCATTTAAGAATATTAGAATCGGCGAAAGAGGGTTGCTCGAGATTATTGATCAAGTAATCATTAATTGGATGCTCCCAGTAGTTACACTTGGAATAATTCTATTTGTAGCCACCAAAGTTCCAGAAGATGTGAAGAAAAAAGAATTTGTAGATGAAACAAGTCTTGTCACTGTAAGGCTCTACCTAACTTGGCTTAGTGCTGTGAAATATCTTGTTCCTGTACTTCTTGTAATTTTATTTTTGGTGCAGGTGATAATCGCATTTTTATAA
- a CDS encoding flagellar motor protein MotB, whose protein sequence is MKVYSKASRIRKSSETWQVVYIDLMTNMMVIFIILWALNQVKPQKASSRIGDTTSHMVNLAGDVIFAPKRSSLSTEGISIFKNLFGKTDDNPVLNFNTGEFTKRYLVIHGHTDGDGDKDKNFQLGFDRALETYHQMRLYNNEASDHVILCSHADNSPLQEINSSKSAPTRFSPVELRAIKAKNRRITIEDKIDSRVQIQ, encoded by the coding sequence ATGAAAGTATACTCAAAAGCCTCACGCATCAGAAAAAGCAGTGAGACTTGGCAGGTAGTCTATATTGATCTTATGACTAATATGATGGTGATTTTCATCATTCTTTGGGCCTTGAATCAAGTAAAGCCACAGAAAGCCTCGAGCAGAATAGGTGATACCACTAGCCATATGGTTAACTTAGCAGGAGATGTTATTTTTGCGCCTAAGAGATCTTCTCTTTCTACAGAGGGAATATCCATTTTCAAAAACCTCTTTGGCAAAACAGATGATAACCCTGTGCTTAATTTCAACACTGGTGAATTTACTAAGCGCTATCTTGTTATCCACGGTCACACTGATGGTGATGGTGATAAAGACAAGAATTTTCAACTAGGATTCGACAGGGCGTTAGAAACCTATCATCAAATGAGACTCTATAACAACGAGGCCTCAGATCATGTAATTCTTTGTTCTCATGCTGACAACTCACCTCTTCAAGAAATCAACTCGTCGAAGTCCGCTCCGACTCGATTTTCGCCTGTGGAATTACGAGCCATCAAGGCTAAAAATCGCCGCATCACCATCGAAGATAAAATCGACAGCCGAGTACAAATTCAGTGA
- a CDS encoding outer membrane beta-barrel protein: protein MRALVHSFIIAILLQAPQAFAQGDFVQDQPSSQGEGGDTNFDPFSDYAEFEEGSEEEADVNFFHNGRFFTLGILAGHQSFTDVLGELYKPTFTYGVFVSYFFDLRFALQAGYITADHPLSILDGRTQREYKGKVGLSRMQFDFKYYLNTQNVTRGLAALNPYLLVGVANYSRTYTFEGVSGYVRDACWGVQGGAGIEIPVLHNKMFFGAQFTYHYISFPDKGAPIVINGNQSNITPTGDALNILGIIGANF from the coding sequence TTGCGCGCTTTAGTTCATTCATTCATCATAGCCATTCTTCTGCAAGCCCCACAGGCTTTTGCTCAAGGAGATTTCGTTCAAGATCAACCCTCTTCACAGGGTGAAGGTGGTGATACAAATTTTGATCCTTTCAGTGACTATGCCGAATTTGAAGAAGGAAGCGAAGAAGAAGCCGATGTTAACTTTTTTCATAATGGCCGCTTTTTCACATTAGGAATTTTAGCAGGGCATCAATCATTCACAGATGTTTTAGGTGAACTTTATAAACCCACATTCACATACGGTGTTTTTGTCAGCTATTTCTTTGATCTGCGTTTTGCCCTTCAAGCAGGTTATATCACAGCGGATCACCCCTTAAGTATTCTCGATGGCCGTACTCAACGAGAATACAAAGGAAAAGTAGGGCTTTCTCGAATGCAATTTGATTTTAAGTATTATCTCAACACACAAAATGTGACTCGAGGCCTTGCGGCATTAAATCCGTATTTACTAGTGGGTGTTGCAAACTACTCACGCACTTACACGTTTGAAGGTGTGAGTGGCTACGTTCGTGATGCGTGTTGGGGTGTTCAAGGTGGTGCGGGTATTGAAATCCCCGTCTTACATAACAAGATGTTCTTTGGAGCTCAGTTCACTTATCACTATATAAGTTTTCCTGATAAAGGAGCGCCCATTGTCATCAATGGCAATCAATCAAATATTACACCCACAGGAGATGCTCTGAATATTTTAGGAATCATTGGGGCAAATTTTTAA
- the mtaB gene encoding tRNA (N(6)-L-threonylcarbamoyladenosine(37)-C(2))-methylthiotransferase MtaB, whose amino-acid sequence MTDTQTTFNIVTMGCKVNTYDTSLLEQKLERSGFKASGENPQVHIINSCAVTEKSSLETHRYVKKIKALHPGTTVVITGCVAQVDVDRLKTLTGADLIIGNSHKTEFEQIVKDHLSGKSSERVFHSNIFKKDELDEGGGIESSRTRAFLKIQDGCNSFCSFCIIPFARGKSRSLTKDHLIHRVRDLHLRGFQEVVLTGVHCGDYEDGVLNYSDLVEAVLNETKIPRLRLSSLEPIEVTPKLWSLFKSNPRLCPHIHVSLQSANSAVLSNMKRKYTQADIAQFFTEFKSVMPHGFIGMDVIVGFPGETDDDFNDTYSFLEKQPWTRIHVFPYSIRPGTTASKRVDHLKSNEIHVRAKRLRALSLQRQKESAKKQVGLIKDVLILENPSHGAQGLSRDYWPVQIAEFDHSQYINRELKVEITGLSPLKNSEQILTGIVANT is encoded by the coding sequence ATGACTGACACTCAAACAACTTTTAATATTGTCACGATGGGTTGTAAGGTTAACACCTACGACACAAGTCTTTTAGAGCAGAAATTAGAGAGATCTGGATTCAAAGCAAGTGGTGAGAACCCCCAAGTTCATATTATCAATAGCTGTGCTGTCACAGAAAAAAGTAGTCTTGAAACCCATCGTTACGTAAAAAAAATAAAGGCGCTGCATCCTGGCACAACGGTTGTGATCACTGGTTGTGTTGCCCAAGTGGATGTTGATCGGTTAAAGACTTTGACTGGTGCTGATTTAATAATCGGAAACTCGCACAAAACTGAATTTGAACAAATCGTAAAAGATCATCTCAGTGGCAAAAGCAGTGAGCGTGTATTTCACAGCAATATTTTTAAAAAAGATGAGCTTGATGAGGGTGGGGGTATAGAAAGTTCTCGCACTCGGGCATTTTTAAAAATTCAAGATGGGTGTAATAGTTTTTGTAGCTTTTGTATTATTCCTTTTGCACGTGGAAAATCACGTAGTCTTACTAAAGATCACTTGATTCATCGCGTACGTGATTTACATTTGCGAGGATTCCAAGAGGTTGTACTCACAGGTGTGCATTGCGGTGATTATGAAGATGGTGTGCTTAATTATTCAGATTTAGTTGAGGCTGTATTAAACGAAACTAAAATTCCCAGATTGCGACTCTCAAGTCTTGAACCAATTGAAGTCACACCAAAGTTATGGAGCCTATTTAAGAGTAATCCAAGGCTTTGCCCCCATATACATGTGAGTCTTCAAAGTGCAAACTCAGCAGTGCTTTCAAATATGAAAAGAAAATACACACAAGCTGATATCGCACAGTTTTTTACTGAGTTTAAGAGTGTCATGCCCCATGGATTCATCGGCATGGATGTCATTGTTGGATTTCCTGGTGAAACAGACGATGATTTTAACGACACGTATTCTTTTTTAGAAAAACAACCATGGACACGCATTCATGTTTTTCCTTACAGCATAAGACCCGGAACCACGGCTTCAAAACGTGTTGATCATTTGAAATCAAATGAAATTCATGTGCGAGCAAAACGTTTAAGGGCATTAAGTTTACAGCGTCAAAAAGAATCAGCAAAAAAACAAGTTGGGCTCATAAAAGATGTATTGATCTTAGAAAATCCAAGTCATGGGGCTCAAGGGCTTTCTCGTGATTATTGGCCTGTGCAAATAGCGGAATTTGATCATTCTCAGTACATAAATCGTGAACTCAAGGTAGAAATTACAGGTCTTTCACCACTAAAAAATTCTGAGCAAATTCTCACCGGTATAGTCGCAAATACCTAA
- a CDS encoding MotA/TolQ/ExbB proton channel family protein → MAQASIKFHPGGSGAGLTGLLGCTIFFGLSTLLFITENYFASLLFVSFALLFYVTGRDITKVILSSFTIFFSNKHLIPNANYLEETVNALTDTLQFTRDSKGEIKVGPLNQGQKITLPNNPLVNDIQKLLSEGKGVDYVEYVAHSYYIECHELYDFTSANLDFAAVSMPIFGLIGTIIGLISMFDNLGSVITIEALSPQLAMALKTTLYGAFFSAVYKIMGSRFERRIRTLDYDYETFFRAIEVLLENKVEIEIGK, encoded by the coding sequence ATGGCACAAGCAAGTATTAAATTTCATCCAGGTGGATCCGGTGCGGGTTTAACTGGTCTTCTCGGATGTACCATCTTTTTTGGATTAAGTACCCTTCTCTTTATCACTGAGAATTATTTTGCTTCTTTGTTGTTTGTTTCTTTTGCCCTACTTTTCTACGTGACAGGCCGAGATATTACAAAAGTTATTTTATCTTCATTTACAATCTTTTTCTCGAACAAGCATCTTATTCCAAATGCCAATTATCTTGAAGAGACTGTAAATGCATTAACCGATACCCTTCAATTTACGAGAGACTCAAAAGGTGAAATAAAAGTGGGCCCATTGAATCAGGGTCAAAAAATTACTCTTCCAAATAATCCACTCGTTAACGATATTCAAAAACTTCTCAGTGAAGGCAAAGGTGTTGATTATGTGGAGTATGTGGCTCACTCTTACTACATCGAATGTCATGAGCTCTATGATTTTACCAGCGCTAACCTCGATTTTGCAGCAGTATCGATGCCGATTTTTGGTCTCATCGGTACAATTATCGGTCTTATATCGATGTTCGATAATCTAGGAAGTGTAATCACCATTGAGGCTTTATCACCTCAATTGGCTATGGCCCTAAAGACCACTCTTTACGGCGCATTTTTCTCAGCAGTTTACAAAATTATGGGTTCACGTTTTGAAAGACGCATCAGAACTCTTGATTATGATTACGAAACATTTTTCCGTGCTATTGAAGTACTTTTAGAAAACAAAGTCGAAATCGAGATCGGAAAATGA
- the mnmA gene encoding tRNA 2-thiouridine(34) synthase MnmA — protein MVNLDNVKKNGKKVLVAMSGGVDSSVVAALLREQGYDVIGITMQVWDYSENECDITQPAKNGTCCSSIDVQDARSVADRLDIPFYVMNCESKFQAYVIDNFVHEYLEGRTPNPCVNCNTFLKFDHLFVKMKELGCDYLATGHYVQLGEVQETGDSQHVLVKGRDPLKDQSYFLFTLNKELLKHLLFPVGDMTKDEVRMHAQRFDLLNAKKKDSQEICFVSKLGYAKFIESRVSSDLLSQGDIMMLPENVKIGTHTGIHGFTVGQRRGLGFDHSKPLYVVKIDAKSGTVYVGPEDLLFSKSMKVRKLNWMQEPHFENEYVVKIRHRHEGAKARLRKADDGEIWVDFHEGQRAITPGQAAVFYKDDTVVGGGWIAS, from the coding sequence GTGGTAAATCTTGATAATGTTAAAAAAAATGGAAAAAAAGTATTAGTCGCCATGAGTGGTGGTGTTGACAGCTCTGTTGTTGCAGCACTTCTTCGTGAACAAGGTTATGACGTCATAGGCATTACGATGCAAGTTTGGGATTATTCAGAGAATGAATGTGACATCACTCAGCCTGCAAAAAATGGTACTTGTTGCTCATCAATCGATGTACAAGATGCAAGAAGTGTTGCTGATCGATTAGATATTCCTTTTTACGTTATGAATTGTGAAAGTAAATTTCAAGCCTATGTAATTGATAATTTTGTTCATGAGTATCTTGAAGGTCGTACACCCAACCCCTGTGTAAACTGTAATACGTTTTTAAAGTTTGATCATCTCTTTGTGAAGATGAAAGAGTTGGGCTGTGATTATCTTGCGACGGGTCATTATGTTCAACTCGGAGAAGTTCAAGAAACAGGTGATTCCCAACACGTTTTGGTTAAAGGACGAGATCCGTTAAAAGATCAAAGTTATTTTCTTTTTACGCTCAATAAAGAATTACTTAAACATCTTTTATTTCCCGTTGGTGATATGACAAAAGATGAAGTGCGAATGCATGCGCAGAGATTTGATTTATTAAATGCAAAGAAAAAAGACAGCCAAGAGATTTGTTTTGTATCAAAACTTGGTTACGCAAAATTCATTGAATCACGAGTGAGTTCTGATCTTTTAAGTCAAGGTGATATCATGATGCTTCCAGAGAATGTTAAAATCGGCACTCACACTGGCATTCATGGTTTTACAGTAGGGCAAAGGCGTGGTCTTGGTTTTGATCACAGTAAACCTTTGTATGTAGTAAAAATAGATGCAAAGTCGGGCACTGTATATGTGGGGCCTGAAGATCTTTTATTTTCTAAGAGCATGAAAGTTCGAAAGCTCAATTGGATGCAAGAGCCGCATTTTGAAAATGAGTATGTTGTAAAAATCAGACACAGACATGAAGGCGCAAAAGCTCGCTTAAGAAAAGCAGATGATGGTGAAATATGGGTTGATTTTCACGAAGGTCAACGAGCCATAACCCCTGGCCAAGCAGCTGTCTTTTATAAAGACGATACCGTTGTAGGCGGCGGATGGATTGCTTCATAA
- a CDS encoding radical SAM protein — MKITLATIHCNPDFTPLALLYLKAYLVEKKGHLESDVSILECHPATSVDEFVSDILKTKPKVVGLSCYIWNIKTLMNASCLLKKADPELKIILGGPEVGSISLDVLKKHPYIDAIVKSEGEVPLSEIIEVFKCSDDLSLVKGISYRDGDELHENMNAIIMSDLNSLPSPHNDKYGTFDKRFICLETQRGCVFKCSFCFYNKDYSIRNRRFDLTRVKAEILYWLKKDVSQIYLMDPIFNLHGERAKEILRFIIEHNTNKVQFHTEIWAEFVDEEMASLFSEANFTFIEVGLQTTDENALTTVERKLRTEPFIRGIQNLTKFNLRIEVQLIFGLPGETLESFRNSIDFAASLNPYKIVVFPLMILPGTELWRKAGALKLVYDKEPFYFLRSSPSLSQEDFKHGHQLISAMNVVGISKAIRFLTREAKISLSEMAEEWVRWQNLDAKKATDLNAADENKMAKQFVEYFCEKIISLLIFTGHL, encoded by the coding sequence GTGAAAATCACATTAGCAACAATTCACTGTAATCCTGATTTTACTCCACTAGCACTTCTCTATTTAAAAGCATATCTGGTAGAAAAAAAAGGCCATTTAGAATCAGACGTCTCGATTTTAGAATGCCATCCAGCCACATCCGTTGATGAATTTGTCAGTGATATTTTAAAAACAAAACCCAAGGTAGTGGGTTTATCTTGTTATATCTGGAACATAAAAACTTTAATGAATGCAAGTTGTCTTCTTAAAAAAGCAGATCCTGAATTAAAAATAATATTAGGTGGTCCAGAAGTTGGATCCATCTCACTTGATGTTCTAAAAAAGCACCCCTACATCGATGCCATAGTAAAAAGTGAGGGGGAAGTTCCGTTGAGCGAAATCATTGAGGTCTTTAAATGCTCTGATGATTTAAGTTTAGTGAAAGGTATTTCATATCGTGATGGTGATGAATTACATGAAAATATGAATGCCATCATTATGTCAGATTTAAACTCTCTCCCTTCTCCACACAATGACAAATACGGAACTTTCGATAAGCGGTTTATTTGTTTAGAAACACAGCGTGGGTGTGTGTTTAAATGTAGTTTTTGTTTTTACAATAAAGATTATTCAATTCGAAATAGAAGATTTGATCTGACACGAGTAAAAGCTGAAATTTTATATTGGCTCAAAAAAGATGTGTCACAAATATATCTGATGGATCCAATTTTTAATTTGCATGGCGAGCGAGCCAAAGAAATATTACGTTTTATTATTGAGCATAACACTAACAAAGTTCAATTTCACACAGAGATCTGGGCAGAATTTGTTGACGAAGAAATGGCAAGTCTTTTCTCAGAGGCAAATTTTACTTTTATAGAAGTGGGGCTTCAAACCACTGACGAAAATGCACTAACAACTGTAGAGAGAAAACTGAGAACAGAACCATTTATTCGCGGCATACAAAATCTTACAAAATTTAATCTCAGGATTGAAGTTCAACTCATTTTTGGTTTGCCGGGCGAAACACTTGAATCGTTTAGAAACTCAATTGATTTTGCAGCATCATTAAACCCCTATAAGATAGTAGTATTCCCACTTATGATTTTGCCCGGCACAGAACTATGGCGAAAAGCTGGCGCATTAAAATTAGTTTATGATAAAGAACCTTTTTATTTTTTACGTTCTAGCCCCTCATTATCTCAAGAAGATTTTAAACATGGCCATCAACTCATCTCTGCAATGAATGTAGTTGGCATTTCAAAAGCAATTCGCTTCTTAACACGAGAAGCTAAAATAAGCTTATCAGAAATGGCTGAAGAATGGGTTAGATGGCAAAACTTGGATGCAAAAAAGGCAACTGATTTAAATGCGGCTGATGAAAATAAAATGGCAAAACAATTTGTAGAGTACTTCTGTGAAAAAATAATATCGCTTTTGATTTTTACAGGGCATTTATAA
- the rnc gene encoding ribonuclease III, whose amino-acid sequence MTTLQEKLVYTFKTPRLLQEALTHKSFAHEKTSSQEMFAHNERLEFLGDAVLDLAISSLLMDRDFHASEGELSKRRASLVNEATLAEVAREMKLSDFIVLGHGEIASKGGEKNSILASALEAILGAVYLDSDLKASTHVVAKLFATRIEELSMGKPFFKDYKTRLQEIIQSKHKVVPNYKIVTTSGPEHQKTFQVAVHLGEKKLGEGIGRSRKEAEQEAARIVLEDKSI is encoded by the coding sequence TTGACTACCTTACAAGAAAAATTAGTTTACACGTTTAAGACTCCACGTCTTCTTCAAGAAGCTCTGACTCATAAGTCATTTGCACATGAAAAAACATCATCTCAAGAGATGTTCGCTCATAATGAGCGACTTGAATTTTTGGGTGATGCTGTCTTGGATTTAGCTATCAGCAGTCTCTTAATGGATCGTGATTTTCACGCCTCTGAAGGGGAGCTTTCTAAAAGAAGGGCCTCACTAGTTAACGAAGCCACCTTAGCCGAGGTCGCGCGAGAAATGAAACTCAGTGATTTTATAGTCTTGGGGCATGGAGAAATTGCCTCAAAAGGTGGAGAGAAAAATTCAATTCTTGCTTCAGCATTAGAGGCGATTTTAGGTGCTGTTTATCTTGATTCGGATCTCAAAGCCTCAACTCACGTTGTAGCAAAATTGTTTGCCACACGTATCGAAGAACTTTCAATGGGTAAACCGTTTTTCAAAGATTATAAAACCAGGCTTCAAGAGATAATTCAAAGTAAGCATAAAGTAGTACCCAACTACAAAATCGTAACAACTTCTGGGCCTGAACATCAAAAAACATTTCAAGTGGCTGTACATTTAGGTGAGAAAAAATTAGGTGAAGGCATTGGGCGAAGCCGTAAAGAGGCTGAACAAGAAGCCGCACGCATTGTTCTTGAGGATAAAAGTATATGA
- the era gene encoding GTPase Era translates to MRNFRSGYITIIGVPNAGKSSLVNALVKESVSIVTAKPQTTRKRTLGILTQPNQFQMVFVDTPGIIDSDAGLNPFLKQELQASLGHVDVVIAAIAPWEFNKEEKPWAVQIAQGINKPVIYIATQSDKYVTADMINKRDTLWPQWIPSAPLKLISSVREQGLEELKDLIYSHLPEGPQYYDTDIFTPQSMRELAAETIRKHCFEQLHQEIPYGLAVVLRSFEEKKLFKIEADIMLSKDSHKGMVIGAGGQTLKQIGTRARYELEKIFGHKIFLKLHVIVKPQWLKDRNWLEELGYVATK, encoded by the coding sequence ATGAGAAATTTTAGGTCTGGTTACATCACTATCATTGGAGTTCCTAATGCTGGTAAAAGTTCACTCGTAAATGCACTAGTGAAAGAATCTGTTAGTATTGTAACCGCAAAACCGCAAACAACGCGAAAACGAACACTTGGAATTTTGACTCAACCCAATCAATTCCAAATGGTATTTGTTGATACCCCAGGAATCATCGATTCAGATGCGGGTTTAAACCCATTTTTAAAGCAAGAGCTTCAAGCATCTTTGGGGCATGTCGATGTTGTCATCGCGGCAATTGCACCTTGGGAATTTAATAAAGAAGAAAAACCTTGGGCTGTGCAAATTGCTCAAGGTATTAATAAACCAGTGATCTACATTGCAACTCAATCTGATAAGTACGTCACTGCCGATATGATTAATAAACGAGATACGCTCTGGCCTCAATGGATCCCAAGCGCTCCACTTAAGTTAATAAGTTCAGTTCGTGAGCAGGGCTTAGAAGAATTAAAAGATCTTATTTATTCACACTTACCTGAAGGCCCTCAGTACTACGACACAGATATTTTCACCCCTCAAAGCATGCGCGAATTAGCAGCAGAAACTATTCGTAAACACTGTTTTGAACAGCTTCATCAAGAAATCCCTTATGGTCTAGCTGTGGTTTTAAGATCATTTGAAGAAAAGAAATTATTTAAAATTGAAGCCGATATTATGCTCTCAAAAGATAGTCATAAAGGAATGGTCATTGGTGCGGGTGGGCAAACACTAAAACAAATCGGAACCCGTGCACGCTATGAATTAGAAAAAATATTTGGCCATAAAATATTCTTAAAACTCCATGTCATTGTTAAGCCACAGTGGCTCAAAGATAGAAATTGGCTTGAGGAACTCGGTTATGTCGCAACAAAATGA